A single Drosophila ananassae strain 14024-0371.13 chromosome 3L, ASM1763931v2, whole genome shotgun sequence DNA region contains:
- the LOC6494089 gene encoding dynein light chain Tctex-type protein 2B isoform X1, whose product MADSPDADRRSKENVPAASAAAAKEADPAKGKGGKKEKAGDGKDKKPEKAGSQRGSLTKSHIGMAGAMSAPAAKPTMRYMPTYRLESKNPLNKERVENIIKAVMNRHYNDEYMFHPKHSLHMAAQVSEEIKNRIKMNNYDRYRYIVLVTVGEFLMQGLYSMVNFLWDAEKDGFVTYSVERPSYFAVCTTFYLYYD is encoded by the exons ATGGCCGATTCGCCGGACGCGGACCGGAGGAGCAAGGAGAATGTGCCCGCGGcatcagccgcagccgctAAGGAGGCCGACCCAGCCAAGGGGAAGGGTGGAAAAAAGGAGAAGGCGGGCGATGGCAAGGATAAGAAGCCAGAG AAGGCAGGCAGCCAGCGTGGATCGTTGACCAAGTCCCATATTGGCATGGCTGGGGCCATGAGTGCGCCCGCCGCCAAG CCCACCATGCGATATATGCCCACCTACCGATTGGAGTCGAAGAATCCCCTCAACAAGGAGCGCGTGGAAAACATTATAAAGGCTGTGATGAATCGGCATTACAACGATGAGTACATGTTCCATCCCAAGCACTCCTTGCACATGGCGGCCCAAGTTAGCGAGGAGATCAAAAACCGGATAAAAATGAACAACTACGACAG ATACCGCTATATAGTCCTCGTGACCGTGGGTGAGTTCCTCATGCAGGGACTGTACTCCATGGTTAACTTCCTGTGGGATGCCGAGAAGGACGGATTTGTGACCTATAGTGTGGAGAGACCGTCCTACTTTGCAGTGTGCACCACCTTTTACCTGTACTACGATTGA
- the LOC6494089 gene encoding dynein light chain Tctex-type protein 2B isoform X2, producing MADNAAKNWSGLVTLCLGQEREKVKAGSQRGSLTKSHIGMAGAMSAPAAKPTMRYMPTYRLESKNPLNKERVENIIKAVMNRHYNDEYMFHPKHSLHMAAQVSEEIKNRIKMNNYDRYRYIVLVTVGEFLMQGLYSMVNFLWDAEKDGFVTYSVERPSYFAVCTTFYLYYD from the exons ATGGCCGACAATGCAGCCAAGAACTGGTCGGGTCTGGTGACTCTCTGTTTGGGTCAGGAGCGTGAGAAGGTA AAGGCAGGCAGCCAGCGTGGATCGTTGACCAAGTCCCATATTGGCATGGCTGGGGCCATGAGTGCGCCCGCCGCCAAG CCCACCATGCGATATATGCCCACCTACCGATTGGAGTCGAAGAATCCCCTCAACAAGGAGCGCGTGGAAAACATTATAAAGGCTGTGATGAATCGGCATTACAACGATGAGTACATGTTCCATCCCAAGCACTCCTTGCACATGGCGGCCCAAGTTAGCGAGGAGATCAAAAACCGGATAAAAATGAACAACTACGACAG ATACCGCTATATAGTCCTCGTGACCGTGGGTGAGTTCCTCATGCAGGGACTGTACTCCATGGTTAACTTCCTGTGGGATGCCGAGAAGGACGGATTTGTGACCTATAGTGTGGAGAGACCGTCCTACTTTGCAGTGTGCACCACCTTTTACCTGTACTACGATTGA